From the Garra rufa chromosome 23, GarRuf1.0, whole genome shotgun sequence genome, the window TGATGTCTGTCCAATGTCCTTTTTGTGACTTGTTTCTTTGACATCAGTCTATTGCATTACAGCATTTTGGTACATAATAGAATTTAGTCACCTAATTATTATAATGCATTCTGGCAAGTCAAAATCAGACCACCATGTAGGCTAACCACAGCTATTGCATAATAATGATGCTCCTCATTTCCGTCTCAGGTTGCTCTGTATCCTGTGAAAGGCCTTCGCGGTGTATGGCACAAAATGGTGGTGAGGTGAAGGTATCCAACACTGAACCTGAGCACATACTGCAACCGATGTAAGACTCTATTCACTTTTTACCTCCTTTAGAAATCTTTGGAGATTCCTGTCAAAAcaagaaatgttttaaaaatgtatatagtttatagtttatgtgaaaaGACATATACAGCTTATAATCATAGTATATAGTCACACAATGGCCCACAGAAAGTATTGGGACATAGAATGgcatttcattatttattattggCATTTCAATAGATAACAAAACACCAAATCAAGTGGCAtctacaaataaatacatttctaaattTTCTACACTTCAAAAATGcgtttcttagattttttttgtcttgtttccagccaaaatatttaaaaattcttaaattaagaaggattttgtAGACAAGCAAAACTtattgttttcaggaaaaaagtcaaaagagTTTTTgcctaaaacaagcaaaataatcaacCACCGGAGTAGGCAAAAtagtcttatttcaagcagaaaacaagattattttgcttaccctattggcacattattttgcttatttcaggAAAAAATTCCCCTTTTCCCTTGTATtgtcttttttctgaaaacaagacaataatttttacttgtctagaatattctttttgatttaagattttttttattttttagttggaaacaagacaaaaaatctaagtcagaaaaggatttttttgcagtgcagttttCTAAATGGCTCCTAGTTCATGTTAACATGTTCTACTAACATTTGACAACCAGAAAATACATTAAATCACATTAAatcttaaatattatttttaaaaatctatttgTTTAGCTTGAAATATGTGCTTGTGCTGTCTTTCTTTCATAAATGATGCTTGCTTCGAATTTTTTCATCAAACTCAATTAAATTCAGACATTTCAGTGTTTTAAAATTTTCGGTCAAAAGTATgtttaaccctgtaaagcctgacatataaaataatagtcagaaaaaaaaaaaaataatttatttaacttttagacaaaatatttccaAAATTGTGCATATTTGCTTTTTGTTGAGTATCATTTTTGATACATCAGGATTTTAAAGCTCATATAGTATGATATAGAAGAACATGGAGCTCATAATTGATGAACAAACACCTCTGTTTTATTCAGAggcccaaactgagcaaaaatatgcaatttggtgcagTTGCTGATACTTACATGGCCAAAAAgacataaaattaataatattctGGCAGAAAAGCACCAGTACATTTTCTGTGAAAATTATAGACATTTTCCTCGATCCTAAAACACTAAAAAATGCAGTGTGTAATTCAAAATAGAGGAAGAAacctttaaatacatttttatttttaaatgtttactgtcTTTTCTCAAAGTATAACAATTACTctcttaaaaatattacaaacagTAGAAAAGTTATACTTATGTTTACTATTTCACAGCTAAAACACTTGTGTACCACAACCTTTAGGTGGAGGTTTTTAGAAAAGACCTGTTACTTGCTAAACTTTCAATCAGATGACAGCAGGCATGTAGCAGATTGTGTacaaccgtttttttttttcaccaaagTTTGATCGTGTTGTTATGTTGCTGccgtatgttaaactgctttaaataaccctttttccacatcaatctacactctatacacaataaaaacaaaacaaaaacagaactgtcacaacttcataaatgtattaaaaatgaaaaaaactgaaataagtatatTGGATAAgtagtgtggcgggagtcccgaggcacaatcagcgtcgccctggcaactcacgccaaacacctggacctcatcaccacggaccaatcgttcacggacgccgcccctacaaaagccggttgctcaccacagatcactgagaaactatctccgatgaggttgaagcttacctgctctctgctctcatttccccctacagattcgccgtgaacgattggccaccgtcacttctggacaccgccaccaccgcgaactcaccttcaagcacctacccgtttgcttgcaccttcctggggaattctgcacgacaaggacttcacctctcacggagcaccgacgcacattcacctgccacttcaccgtttcacttaagtctgttcaataaactcaccctccggggctcaactaaaagtcttgtcttgtcgtgctgttccccgcccggccacaaggtggtggagaatgcgggcaagtttccgggcctgagaacaccgacgagcaagactcactgtttgtttacaccgccatcttgcccccattcacttccggttctgtttttttcagggcgcgccgctccccgagatcatggaagaactggtcaaacaactcaccgaggttagcgtccgccagcagcaatgctttgaactgttgacggagcaacatggacagattcaaggatatttggcagaactacgtgccccggctgctcacaccgtcccgctgccggacccccgcgccgccgccgctcgactactacctaaactgaccgcagatgatgatattgaggcttacctcaaaatgtttgagtctgtcgctcgcacagagggttgggcgagaggaatttgggcggagatattggcaccgctgctttctggtgaggcccaacgggcgtatttttcattgccagcagcagcacaaaataactatagtgaattaaagagagaaattttagggcgtttggggctttcagccgttgcggctgcacagcgttttcatgactgggagtttaaagcacggttgccaattcgcgctcaaatagccgatctgatgcggttagcagAGCATTGGTTACTAGAGAACTCGCCATCTCCGGCCCAGGTAGTCGAGAAAGTAGTAGTCGACCGGGTGCTGAGAGCGCTACCGCGTTCAATGAAGCAGGCGGCCGGGTTGAAGGGTCCAAGAACTCTAGCCGAGCTGGTTGAcgccgtggagctggcggacgcagccttccaccgggaggccggggagcgagcgccgcctttcccccggagggtgaaccaggagcgacgcacgccagaggcgcacccccgcgcagtatacagaccgcccagtccccgcgacgagccaatgcccaccgatccaccatcaccgacccccaaagcctggatgaccggctgcgtggtgcaccgggaaacgccaccaggagcccccacgaccttcgtcatgattcgaggacgacggtatcgggccctcctcgactccggaagttcagtctccctcgccaggcccggacccctagaaccccggccagcccccaagtcaacgatgcctatcacgtgtgtccacggtgacacccgtcaggtacctacaagtctacttacctttcgtagggatggaaaagcctggaccctggaagtcggagtcgtaagcgacctgccggtcccattgctgttggggcgcgactggccggggttggaggctgccctcgccgaagctgcccggtcccctcgtcctcggcaccaccagcatcggccgccgtcgcggggatctcgaggccataccaacctgttgacaaccgacagtgggagagatggtgagtccccctcccgtaatactaacctcttccatgatgtcttccggcaggttacgggcgggggagactttggccgcgcccagaaggaggacgaccggctgaagcactgttggcgacaggtccgcatcctggagggaaaggaagtcctcccggcacctcaccctctcccatatttcgtcgtccagaacggtctgctatactgcgtcgcggagcgacggggggaggtcaaacacctgctggtcgtcccaaagaccaagacggagctggtcctagagttggcacattcgcaccccatggctggtcacctgggagcccaaaacacgacgcaacggattcgggatcgattccactggcccggcctggaggccgaggtcaggaggttttgccaggcctgccctacgtgccagcgcacgtcacccagaaaacctccccccagcccgctgattccattacccatcatcggggtgccctttgagcgaatcgggatggacatcgtggggccgttgccgaggtctggccggggacacgagcacatcctcgttatcgtggactacgccacccggtacccagaagcagtccccctccgccaagccaccgccaaagccatcgctcgcgagctgttcctgctctccagccgggtgggtctaccgtcggagatactgaccgaccagggaaccccctttatgtcccggctaatggctgacctctgccggctgctgaaggtaaagcaagtgaggacctcggtctaccacccccagaccgacgggctcgtcgagaggttcaaccagaccttaaaacagatgttgcgacgggtggccgccgaagacaaaaaggactgggatctgctcttgccttatgtgctgttcggcatccgggaggtaccacaggcctccacagggttcactcccttcgaactcctcttcggccggcaaccccgtggcctcctcgacgtagcccgagaagcctgggagcagcagccggcagtctaccggaccgtcgtcgagcacgtccgagacatgcgggagaagatcgaccgggtcatgccgttagtccgggaacacctggtgaaatcccaacaggcccagcaacgtctctacaaccgggcggcccaaccgcgggagttccaacctggagatagggtgatggtcctggtccccaacgCAGCCTGCAAGTTCTTGGCCCAGTGGCAGGGGCCCTACACGGTTGAGGAGCGAGTGGGCCCAGTTAACTACCGGGTAAAACAACCCGGCCGAAGAAGAGTAAACCAATTATATCACGTTAACCTGTTGAAGAAGTGGATCGGGGAccgggaccagctcgccgccctcgcctcccaagatcccgcggttgtagatgtcaatcccaacctgtcagccacacagaagacggagctgcggcacctggtcggtcagttcctggacgtcttctccgacagccccggccagactaatgtcctaagccacgacatctgcacccctccgggcgtcctcgtccggcaacggccctaccgagtcccagaggcccgccggcaggctatagaggcggaagtccaaaagatgctcaagctgggggtaatagaaccatcacggagcccgtggtccagcccgattgtcctggtcccgaagcccgacggcaccctgaggttctgtaatgactaccgacgcctaaacgacatctccgactttgacagctaccccatgccccgagtggatgagctcctggaacggttggggagggctcggtacatcacaacactcgacctcaccaaaggctactggcaagtccccctctcggccgacgccaagcccaaaacggccttctcgacgccctcggggcactggcagtaccgagttctcccctttggcctgcatggggcccccgccacctttcaacgactaatggatgtaatcctccgtccccatcaggcctatgccgcagcgtacctcgacgacgtggtcatccactcggaggcgtgggaagaccacctggagcggctgcgcagggtgctgttggagcttcgccgggctggactaaccgccaacccccgcaaatgccacctagccatgaacgaaggcaggtacctcggcttcaaagtgggaagaggactcatccggcctcaggaggacaaggtcaaagccattatggatgcccctaagccatccaccaagtcgcaggtacgtgccttcttggggttggcgggttattatcggtgctttatccccggcttttcctctatagccgcccctctgacagacctgaccaggaagggacagccagagcggatccgttggtctggggaaaccgaggaggccttccggcgcatcaaggaggccctgaccaccgagcccgtcctgcgtgccccagacttcaactgtcccttcctgctccaaacggatgcctccgacacgggattgggggccgtgctctcccaggtccaggagggagaggagcatccgattgtgtacatcagccggaagctgtccaaggccgagcgcaactacgccgcggtagagaaagaagctctcgccatcaagtgggcagtcctggagctgaggtactatttattaggtcgacattttacactgtttacagatcatgcaccgctacagtggatggcccgggccaaagacactaacgcccgggtcacgaggtggttcctctcgctccaggacttccacttcgatgtgcgccaccgggccggatccagcaactccaacgctgacggactctctcggtcttgggcagcgtatgcaggtctgtcaggggtcattcccctcccaccccctgtctccccttttgtttctgccaccaggaccaggacgtcgcttgggggggggagtgtggcgggagtcccgaggcacaatcagcgtcgccctggcaactcacgccaaacacctggacctcatcaccacggaccaatcgttcacggacgccgcccctacaaaagccggttgctcaccacagatcactgagaaactatctccgatgaggttgaagcttacctgctctctgctctcatttccccctacagattcgccgtgaacgattggccaccgtcacttctggacaccgccaccaccgcgaactcaccttcaagcacctacccgtttgcttgcaccttcctggggaattctgcacgacaaggacttcacctctcacggagcaccgacgcacattcacctgccacttcaccgtttcacttaagtctgttcaataaactcaccctccggggctcaactaaaagtcttgtcttgtcgtgctgttccccgcccggccacagtattcatacccttaactcatatTAGTTAAAGCACCttcacagcctcaagtctttttggggaTGATGCCTGTTTTAATGTGTCTTTACTGAGGataggattgagtttggccacaccaccataaagactggattggtggagtgttgcagtgatatttgtccttctgtagatttctccacatatgatcgtggttcttggtcaccagtcttaccaaagcccttctctatcgattgctcagtttggccaggaggccagctctacgaagagtcctggttgtttcttCTTCCATTAGGGGTAACGGAgtctacatgcttctgtgaaccttcactgcagaaggatttttttctgaactcttccccagatgtgtggcttgatgcaatcctgtctctgagccctacaggcagttttttttaacctcagggcttggtttttgctctgatatgcattttcagctgttagaccttttagaTGTGTCTGCCCTTCAAAATCATACCcgttcaattgaatttgccacaagtTAACTTCActtaaagtgtagtaacatctacaagcaatatgaatgctcctgagctaaatttcaactgtccgaAATAAGTGTTTATTCAATGGAATcgtttaagtattttattttaaatacatttgcaaagatgttaaaaccctgtttttttgctttgccattatagtgtatggagtgtagattgatgtgggaaaaaaagtcattttcaaagcagtttaacataaggcagcaacataacaaaatgtggaaaaaccgaaggagtatgaatactttcgcacgGCACCGTATGTGTATCAAACATGATACACTAGGCTTTAAAAACTTAAAAGCATGCACTCACTTGTACCTGTCTTTTCAGATTCGTGGGAGTTTTAAAGTCTCCTCTCTGTACCTGGAAAGACAGAAAACTAGAAATTATGACTCAATAACTAGCGACTTGAAATGCATATTGTATGTCATATTCTGTGTTCAGATATACCCTTTGAGTATTATTGATCACTTCCGGATCCGCTTGACCATAGTCTGGTGGATTGGCTTTGGGGTTGTAACCTAGCCTGCGCAGCATTGGCGCGATGTTCTCTATGTCGTCCTGGACATCTGCTGGGATGTGGCCTACCCAGCGTGAGAGGGCTTCCAGGTTAACTGGTTTGATCACCTGATCCGTGGAGCGTtcgattctttaaaaaaaaagtgaaaagcgAGGATTGTCAGGAAATGGTAGAAGGCCTGGACCCAAAACATTAGagagatagttcaccaaaaatactTTCATCATTTAATCCCCCTCAAGTTGTGCCAAAACTGTATGACTCTCTTTtagctgttgaacacaaaagaagatattctgtagaatgttggtaaccaaacagttggtgGTGGTagtcattgacttccatagtatggaagaAAATACTACAGAAGTCAATGTGTAGTGTCGACTGTttatgttctactgaagaaagaaacccaggatgtgtaaatgatgacagaagtgaACTAAAATGTAATTTCGCCCTACCGAGACAGTGATACCCCTCCTGGCTGTCCGATGGCCTCCTCGTGGTGAAGCACTCCTTCGTGCCACGGCGAGTTCAGAAAGTGCAGCACACGCTGCATGGTGGCTCGCGGCTGCAGCACCAGATCCTCATAGCGGACGGTCATGCAGCGACCCCGGCCTACCACCAAACACTGGGAAAGCATGGCTTCGATTGCATTGCTCCATTTAGTCAGACAGTCCCTGTAGCTGGACAGGTTGAAGCCGGCGATAGTCACGCGTCTGGAGATCATAGAGTGCACAGATGCCCGGCCGTCTCTGAGCATTAGCAGGAATTTAGAGCTGGAAGGACAGATGATGGCATGAGGAGACAGAATGAATAAAATATCATGAAAAAGGAtggaaattaaaaacattttgctGGCATTGCTTTATGCAGCACAAAACAATGCATTTGTTTTAGACATTTTACCAGTTGAAGAGAATTAAATCTGTATCTGTAAGTGATCGAAAAATACATTACAAAATTttcacattgtgaaatattatttgaaataCCTGTTTGTAATGTGATATATTTTGAAAcataatttactcctgtgatgcaaagctgaattttcagcatcattactgccgtcttcattgtcacatgatcattcagaaattattctaatatgatttACTACTTAAGAAACGTTTATTAGTATCAATgttaaaatagttgtgctgctcaccataaaaatattgtaaatatatatacacacacactgatatAATCTCAAAGTAATATTGAAATAAAAGTATAAtatgaaatcaaatcaaatcatcaATTTGAGATTGCATCAGCAAGTAGATTTTTACATTATCTTTGTGTTTACAAATGTCtttgtttaaacatttttaataagcaaataaactaaaaaaataataaaataaactaaaaaatgaaataaagtaaaaaaaaaaagatcaatttTAGATTGTACCAGCAACTAGATTTGCTATGTTGGCCCCAATGATATCACTCACTtcatgtaaaatatataataagtGTGCACATATTTTTTAGAAGTACTACAAACGTCTTTgtgtaaaacatttttattaagcaaaaaaaaaaaaaaaacattaaaaaaataaataaataaaactattttagattgtattgatttttacattttcttgagAAAGCATGTTGGCCCCCATAATGGCACTCACTCCATGTAAAATAAATATGTGTaaacttattttttaaaagtactaCAAATGTCTGTGTGTAAAACTTTTTAATAAGCAactaaaagataaataaaataaaatgaaataaagtaaaaaataaaaaataaaataaaataaaatcatcaatTTTAGATTTGCTATGTTGGCCCCAATGAAGGCACTCACTCcatgtaaaacatttttattaagcaaataaaaaaaataaataaagtaaaaaataaaaataaaatataataaaacaatacattttagattgtattgatttttacattttcttgagaaaaaaatacataagtgtaaattgtttataaataaaatgtttttgtgtaaaactttaataagcaaataaaaaatgtctttgtgtaaaactttttaataaacaacaaataagtaaataaaagaaactaaagtaaaatataaaataaataaataaataaacctatacataaaatacaaaataaaaacaaattttagATTGTATCAGCAactagattttttaaattttcttaagAAACCATGTTGGCTGGtgtaaacatatatatatttttaagaagtACTACAATTGTCTTTAGTGTAAAATACTTTTAagaagcaaaaaataaaacaaaataataaaatcccAGAATGCACCTCTATTAAAGGAGATATCTTACTTGGGGAAAATCTGTGACAGATAAACGGCACTCTTGAGTGTAAAGGGGTCTTTATTGCACAGCAGTGGTGCAGGTTCGCCATGCCGTGCGATGACCTCCAGCAGGAAGGCTGTGGTCGCGGCGTCCAGCGTCTCCTGACTGACTCCCTCTTCCTCCAGAGCCCAGCGCTCCTCCGTGTGCCTCCCCCAGCCCTGCCGCAAAGACAGAATCCTGGGGATCACCCGCGTCTCCTCCCCGCAGCGAATGTCAGGGTGAGCGTCTAGCATGACACGCATCAAGGTGGTCCCTGATCGTGGAACTCCGCCCACAAACACCATCGGTGTGTTCTGATTATACCGGTACTGCGTCTGGTTCAAGTTTCGAACCACTATCGATAGCATATGAGTTCTGGGAACCTTTCCAGGGCATGTTAGCACTTGATATAGAGTCCTAGTAAGCGTGTAAACTCCGAAAAACGTTAGTAAAAGTACAACTGCCCGTTTGACTGACAACCGCATCACGCTAAAACAgaaaaaactttaaatttaaacACAGAAGTGACTGCACTTCCTCTGTTGGCTACTTCTGCTAATGTTTTGTTGATAACTGCAAGAAAACTGGTTACTACTGTGAGTGTCTTACAAAGCTCTTTTGATTCATCAGATCTTATCTTTGAGTTAcacaacattctttaaaaaatctGTTGTATTTGCACATTGAAAAAGTGAAAGTGGCTTATGCCACACGCAGGACATGAACAGGAAATACAGGTTTGCAGGTAGAGCCGACAAAAAGGTATTGCACTGATAAAGTGATGTGAAGCGAGTTGCATTAAACACAACTCATTAAGGAAACCATTAACTGACCTTCACGCAGCAAACAATGAACGTTGCATGATCTTTAGGCTCAATGCTCTGTGGTGCAGTCAAATGGGCAGAGCACAAAGAGGAAGTGAGCATAGTTTAACAACATTCAGACTATCAGTTGAGATCTTTCCTGACAGCCACAAGTAGTGGCTTTTGCATTTCCTGTGTCTCTGGGCCTCGGAGGTGCTCAGTTTGTGCTGAACGATTCTTTGGTAACATGTTCAGATTTGATAGCAATGCAGCCGTTTAGCACAGTATCGTTTTCGAAATAAGAAAACAATCAAAGGAAATGGGATCGACTGAGAAATGAGATAACATGAAACTTTCACTGTAGTAAATGTGACCCTTGCATGCAAGTAGGAGGCCGGGTGTTTTCCACTGACATAGGAAAATGTTTTTGCATACATTTGTATTTGCTTTTTTACCAGGGACCTGGTAAAAGGAAAACAATTAAATGCAGTAGATTATGGATATTCAACacagaatttaaaaaatgacttGGAAAAAGTTTTTATCTTAGTTCAGACTCTCCAGcttattttatatctcacaattctgactttgacttCAGAGAACTGCAATTACATCTCCAGTTAatattataaactcacaattcactTGTAAAGTATTTCAAAATTCTAACTCTTCCTcaaaattgcaaggaaaaaaagtcaaatttgtgagaaaaaaaactgaattgtgatataaactcagaatttcaagaaaaaagtcagaattgtaaaatgtaaactcagtattgtgaaaaaaaatctgaattgtgaaatgtaaactcagaattgtgagatataaactaataattgcaagaaaaagtcagaattctgatatataaactcagtattgcaagaaaaaaggccagaattgtgagatatatacttagaattgcaaaaaaaaggccagaattgtgagatataaactaataattgcaagaaaaagtcagaattctgagatgtaaactcagtattgcaagaaaaaaggccagaattgtgagatatatatacttagaattgcaagaaaaatgccagaattgtgagaaataaactctgaattgcaaagaagtcagaattgtaaaatacaaattcaaatttgtgagaaaaaaaggccagaattgtgatataaacagtattttgagacaaaagtcagaattgcaaaaagtcTGAATAGTCTCAATAttgcacaaaaaaaatctaaattgtgagatttaaactcagcattgcaagaagaaagtcagaattgtgaaatacaaactcagtattgcaagaaaaaaggttagaattgtaaaatacaaactccgatttgtgagaaaaaaaaaactgaatcgtgatataaacttagaattggaagaaaaaaaggctagaattgtgagatataaaactcagtattgtgagaaaaaagtcagaattgtgatatataaactaataattgcaagaaaaagtcagaattgtgagatataaactcagtattgcaagaaaaaaggcaagaaatgtcagatataaactcaaattgtgagaaaaaaggtcagaattgtgaaatttatacttagagttgcaagaaaaaaggccagaattgtgagatataaactcaatattgcacaaaaaaaaatctaaattgagagatttaaacttcgaattgcaagaagaaagtcagaattgtgagacaaactcagtaTTGCAAGAAAAAGGTTAGAAATGTAAAATACAAACTCAAATGTGTTAGAAGAaaggccagaattgtgagatataaactcagtattgtgagaaaaaatcagaattgtgattcaatctcagtattgtgagaaaaaaggccagaaatgtgagataaaaaattagtattgtgagaaaaaaggccagaattgtaagatacaaactcagatttgtcagaaaaaaggtcagaattgctgaGATAAACTCTACAATTCTAATTTAGAAGGAAGAAAATGTCTACATTGTGAGATTGCAATTAACTTTTTTGAAAatgatataattttttgttttaaattctgTGTGGAAACATTCTTCTCTGGCAACGTTTCTGTATTAAacaaatttgtacattttcttcccaaataaatgtcatattaataaaataaataaaatattaaacaactaaaaataaaaaaagtaaaagcaCTAAAGAGTAAATGAAGGGggaaaagtaatataaaaataaattcagggctgaatttaatataaatgaattatatttgtttttatcaagtttatttattttccttttatttatttatttgaagggTTTGGGGCTCCACATCTGTCAGATCTCTTTTAAAATAAAACCCTTTAATCCTTTAATAAAATCAGGACACGTcagtgttagaaaagatttaaatgaatttatttattttttcacatttctttAGAGAAATCAGTTACACTTTTTTTCTTGATCTCCAAA encodes:
- the tpst2 gene encoding protein-tyrosine sulfotransferase 2 isoform X2, producing the protein MRLSVKRAVVLLLTFFGVYTLTRTLYQVLTCPGKVPRTHMLSIVVRNLNQTQYRYNQNTPMVFVGGVPRSGTTLMRVMLDAHPDIRCGEETRVIPRILSLRQGWGRHTEERWALEEEGVSQETLDAATTAFLLEVIARHGEPAPLLCNKDPFTLKSAVYLSQIFPNSKFLLMLRDGRASVHSMISRRVTIAGFNLSSYRDCLTKWSNAIEAMLSQCLVVGRGRCMTVRYEDLVLQPRATMQRVLHFLNSPWHEGVLHHEEAIGQPGGVSLSRIERSTDQVIKPVNLEALSRWVGHIPADVQDDIENIAPMLRRLGYNPKANPPDYGQADPEVINNTQRVQRGDFKTPTNLKRQESPKISKGGKK
- the tpst2 gene encoding protein-tyrosine sulfotransferase 2 isoform X1, which encodes MRLSVKRAVVLLLTFFGVYTLTRTLYQVLTCPGKVPRTHMLSIVVRNLNQTQYRYNQNTPMVFVGGVPRSGTTLMRVMLDAHPDIRCGEETRVIPRILSLRQGWGRHTEERWALEEEGVSQETLDAATTAFLLEVIARHGEPAPLLCNKDPFTLKSAVYLSQIFPNSKFLLMLRDGRASVHSMISRRVTIAGFNLSSYRDCLTKWSNAIEAMLSQCLVVGRGRCMTVRYEDLVLQPRATMQRVLHFLNSPWHEGVLHHEEAIGQPGGVSLSRIERSTDQVIKPVNLEALSRWVGHIPADVQDDIENIAPMLRRLGYNPKANPPDYGQADPEVINNTQRVQRGDFKTPTNLKRQVQESPKISKGGKK